A section of the Saccharomyces paradoxus strain CBS432 chromosome XII sequence genome encodes:
- the REX2 gene encoding Rex2p (3'-5' RNA exonuclease~similar to YLR059C), translating to MKWLLFPARTIARTRPGLLLLYKRSISQYLRPRTIENLQSMAQTPEPKTKLFKPLVWIDCEMTGLDHVNDRIIEICCIITDGHLTPVKAADGQGESHYESVIHYGPEVMNKMNQWCIEHHGDSGLTAKVLASDKTLAQVEDELLEYIQRYIPDKNVGVLAGNSVHMDRLFMVREFPKVIDHLFYRIIDVSSIMEVARRHNPALQARNPKKEAAHTAYSDIKESIAQLQWYMDNYLKPPQETESVESIGPEQPESPSSSTSSLKRQRTDF from the coding sequence ATGAAGTGGTTACTGTTTCCGGCAAGAACCATAGCACGCACCCGACCCGGCCTCCTTCTGCTGTACAAAAGATCCATTTCACAGTACTTACGACCTCGAACCATTGAAAACCTGCAATCAATGGCACAAACACCCGAACCTAAAACCAAGCTGTTTAAACCCCTGGTCTGGATCGACTGCGAGATGACTGGCCTGGACCACGTAAATGACAGAATTATCGAGATCTGTTGCATCATCACCGATGGACATCTGACGCCCGTCAAAGCGGCCGATGGCCAAGGGGAGTCGCACTATGAGAGCGTCATTCACTATGGTCCCGAGGTGATGAACAAAATGAACCAGTGGTGTATCGAGCACCATGGCGACAGTGGTCTCACAGCCAAGGTCTTGGCAAGTGACAAGACCTTGGCCCAGGTAGAAGACGAGCTGCTCGAGTACATCCAGCGTTACATTCCAGATAAAAACGTCGGCGTCCTGGCAGGCAACAGTGTGCATATGGACCGTTTGTTCATGGTCCGCGAGTTTCCCAAGGTCATCGATCATCTCTTTTACAGAATAATTGACGTCAGCAGCATCATGGAAGTTGCCCGTAGACACAATCCCGCTCTACAAGCACGTAATccaaagaaagaagctGCCCACACTGCTTACAGTGACATCAAAGAGAGCATAGCCCAATTGCAATGGTATATGGACAACTACTTGAAGCCACCACAGGAGACAGAGTCGGTCGAGTCAATCGGGCCTGAGCAGCCGGAGTcaccatcttcatctacctcatctttgaaaagaCAACGCACCGATTTTtaa
- the FRS1 gene encoding phenylalanine--tRNA ligase subunit beta (Beta subunit of cytoplasmic phenylalanyl-tRNA synthetase~similar to YLR060W) — protein sequence MPTVSVNKQQLFDLLGKNYTSQEFDELCFEFGMEMDEDTTEEALKTGEEPELKLDISANRYDLLCIEGISQSLNEYLERKERPDYKLSKPSTKLIIDKSTEQIRPFATAAVLRNIKLNEKSYASFIALQDKLHANLCRNRSLVAMGTHDLDSIEGPFHYRALPPKDIKFVPLNQAQEFTGDKLIEFYKSPEQKNNIGKYVHIIEDSPVFPVIMDSKDRVCSLPPLINSEHSKISVDTRNILIDITATDKTKAEIVLNILTTMFSRYCDEPFTVEPVEIVSEHNGQSRLAPNFNNRIMDVSIKYINSCLGLDQSADEIAHCLKKMSLHAVQAKEDKDILHVDIPVTRPDILHACDIMEDAAVGYGFNNLPKGEKLSNANFIAKPLPINKVSDIFRIASSQATWVEVLPLTLCSHDENFKFLRQSDNNDLAVKLANPKTLEYQVVRTTLLPGILKTVKENRKHSLPIKVFETGDVVFKDEKLERKAYNERHWAAIYVGKNSGFEIIQGLLGKIMQTFRTEWIADYGAAASGRGYWIEEDDSVKTYFPGRGAKVMFRSKEGAEPKQIGHLGVLHPEVMMNFDVPFAASFVEVNAEVFL from the coding sequence ATGCCTACCGTCTCCGTGAACAAGCAGCAATTATTTGATCTTCTAGGCAAAAACTACACCTCCCAAGAGTTCGACGAATTATGTTTTGAATTCGGTATGGAAATGGACGAGGATACCACAGAAGAGGCCTTGAAAACTGGGGAAGAGCCGGAATTGAAGCTTGACATTAGTGCCAACCGTTACGATTTACTTTGTATCGAAGGTATTTCGCAGTCATTGAACGAATACTTGGAACGTAAAGAAAGACCTGACTATAAACTAAGTAAGCCATCCACTAAATTGATCATTGACAAATCAACGGAACAAATTAGACCTTTTGCTACGGCTGCCGTGTTGAGAAATATCAAGCTTAATGAAAAATCGTACGCTTCTTTTATTGCCTTGCAAGATAAACTACATGCCAATCTTTGTAGAAACAGAAGTTTGGTTGCCATGGGTACTCATGATTTGGATTCCATTGAAGGTCCATTCCATTACAGAGCCCTACCACCAAAGGACATCAAGTTCGTACCATTGAATCAAGCCCAGGAGTTTACCGGTGACAAATTGATCGAGTTTTATAAATCTCCAGAACAGAAAAACAACATAGGAAAATACGTTCACATTATTGAGGATTCCCCAGTCTTCCCAGTCATTATGGACAGCAAAGACCGTGTTTGCTCCTTGCCACCATTGATCAATAGTGAACATTCAAAGATCTCTGTGGACACCCGCAACATTTTGATTGATATTACCGCAACCGATAAGACGAAAGCTGAAATTgttttgaatatattaaCTACGATGTTTTCACGTTATTGTGACGAACCATTCACAGTCGAACCTGTAGAAATTGTCTCTGAACACAACGGGCAATCGCGCTTGGCGCCAAACTTCAACAATAGAATTATGGATGTCTCCATTAAGTACATCAACTCCTGTCTTGGCCTAGATCAATCCGCCGATGAAATCGCTCATTGTTTAAAGAAGATGTCGTTACACGCCGTTCAAGCAAAGGAGGACAAGGACATCTTACACGTTGACATTCCGGTAACTAGACCAGACATTTTACACGCCTGTGATATAATGGAAGATGCCGCTGTCGGTTATGGTTTCAACAATTTGCCAAAGGGTGAAAAACTGTCCAACGCCAACTTCATCGCGAAACCATTACCAATCAACAAGGTTTCTGACATTTTCAGAATTGCATCCTCTCAAGCCACATGGGTCGAAGTTCTACCATTGACCTTATGTTCACACGATGaaaactttaaatttttaAGACAATCTGACAACAATGATTTAGCTGTCAAATTGGCCAACCCAAAAACTTTGGAATACCAAGTTGTTAGAACCACTTTATTGCCAGGTATTCTGAAAACTGTCAAGGAAAACAGAAAGCATTCCTTACCAATAAAAGTCTTTGAAACTGGTGATGTTGTCTTCAAAGACGAAAAACTAGAAAGGAAGGCTTACAATGAACGTCACTGGGCTGCAATTTACGTAGGTAAAAATTCTggatttgaaattattcaagGATTATTGGGTAAAATCATGCAAACTTTTAGAACAGAGTGGATTGCTGACTACGGTGCTGCCGCTTCTGGCAGAGGCTACTGgattgaagaagacgatTCTGTGAAAACCTACTTCCCAGGTAGAGGCGCCAAGGTTATGTTCAGATCCAAAGAAGGTGCTGAGCCAAAGCAAATTGGTCACTTGGGTGTCTTGCATCCTGAAGTCATGATGAATTTCGACGTTCCATTCGCTGCATCCTTCGTAGAGGTTAATGCCGAAGTCTTCCTATAA
- the RPL22A gene encoding 60S ribosomal protein eL22 (Ribosomal 60S subunit protein L22A~similar to YLR061W), which produces MAPNTSRKQKIAKTFTVDVSSPTENGVFDPASYAKYLIDHIKVDGAIGNLGNAVTVTEDGTVVTVVSTAKFSGKYLKYLTKKYLKKNQLRDWIRFVSTKTNEYRLAFYQVTPEEDEEEDEE; this is translated from the exons ATGGCCCCAAAC ACTTCCAGAAAGCAAAAGATTGCCAAGACCTTTACCGTCGATGTCTCTTCTCCAACTGAAAACGGTGTCTTCGACCCAGCTTCCTACGCTAAGTACTTGATCGACCACATCAAGGTCGACGGTGCTATTGGTAACTTGGGTAACGCTGTCACTGTCACTGAAGATGGTACCGTTGTTACTGTTGTTTCCACCGCCAAGTTCTCTGGTAAGTATTTGAAGTACTTAACAAAGAAGtacttgaagaagaaccaaTTGAGAGACTGGATCAGATTTGTCTCTACCAAGACCAACGAATACAGATTGGCCTTCTACCAAGTCACTccagaagaagacgaagaagaagacgaagaatAG
- the BMT6 gene encoding 25S rRNA (uracil2843-N3)-methyltransferase (Methyltransferase required for m3U2843 methylation of the 25S rRNA~similar to YLR063W) encodes MNPKRVAQLPVHNESTLSPQEIIDLFKITFLEELYPKDQDDEESPLIEQIQVVKSDLYNRDYNAAFNSVSKRIAYCCRWSPSRATGYASVFAHFPELLKIIRCEIADKDSNVLCIGGGAGGELVALASIFTLSRDFSSKFASALKIDNEVNRKPRALNIELVDIADWSTVVERLTATIKSKWLYDGSEAESFNVNYTHKDCLQMTEPQDIKTYQSLDLITLLFTTNELFTQKKVESIKFLQRLNENCAPGCHLLILESAGSYSHITINNKKFPIQFLIDTILIGNRKDKRTTGPWSLVSENDSIWYRMDPKIDYSIPLENMRFFYRLYVKN; translated from the coding sequence ATGAATCCCAAAAGAGTCGCCCAATTGCCCGTTCACAATGAATCTACGCTGTCACCACAGGAAATAATCGATCTTTTTAAAATAACATTCTTAGAAGAGCTATATCCGAAAGATCAAGACGATGAAGAGTCGCCATTAATTGAGCAAATACAGGTGGTCAAATCTGACCTTTATAACAGAGATTATAATGCTGCTTTCAATAGCGTATCGAAAAGAATAGCGTATTGCTGTCGTTGGTCACCGTCCAGGGCAACAGGTTACGCTTCAGTATTTGCACATTTCCCTGAGCTTCTGAAGATTATCAGATGCGAAATTGCTGATAAGGACTCAAACGTGCTATGTAttggtggtggtgctgGTGGCGAGCTAGTTGCATTAGCAAGCATATTCACTTTATCTAGAGATTTCTCCTCTAAATTTGCCTCTGCTTTGAAAATAGACAATGAAGTAAACAGAAAACCAAGAGCTTTAAACATAGAACTAGTAGACATCGCTGATTGGTCCACAGTTGTTGAAAGGCTAACGGCAACAATAAAATCGAAATGGCTATACGATGGTTCAGAAGCAGAATCATTCAACGTTAACTATACCCATAAAGACTGCCTACAAATGACAGAACCACAGGATATCAAGACATACCAAAGTCTCGACCTGATAACTCTGCTTTTTACTACAAATGAATTATTTACACAGAAAAAAGTGGAAAGTATTAAATTCCTACAACGGCTAAACGAGAACTGTGCCCCCGGTTGTCATCTTCTCATACTGGAAAGTGCAGGAAGCTATTCCCACATTACtatcaacaacaagaagTTCCCAATTCAATTTCTTATCGATACTATCTTAATAGGAAACAGAAAGGATAAAAGAACGACGGGTCCATGGTCACTAGTATCGGAGAACGACAGTATTTGGTACAGAATGGACCCCAAAATTGACTACTCGATTCCGTTGGAAAATATGCGCTTCTTTTACCGTCTTTATGTCAAGAATTAA
- the PER33 gene encoding Per33p (Protein that localizes to the endoplasmic reticulum~similar to YLR064W), translated as MTVPRNRPMAPFGTIIKSRIKQPQFYWFIGHFLTIFNFIQFHLSITSKQNQLSCYRRSLFYISITYAIVLYQFFKSDQLKFNFTLLRQEIKKLDNLQYFAMLFILFILSQFNIIISGSLYSPVIFSIFHFLNYFKENLLPFLPLIPLNLKNLLNSKITVFIQNYNGFFLQMAQVFEIICGLRVGLFLVPFNLFLLLARRASVSFEVVGTTLAGLTYVWFFKLRYLQSESMRQIFKQYVLRLDAYVSRTLPPYCARLWNGYKNLVMAVFWKIPV; from the coding sequence ATGACAGTTCCCAGGAATCGTCCCATGGCGCCATTTGGCACCATCATTaaatcaagaataaaacAACCCCAGTTTTATTGGTTCATAGGCCATTTTTTAACAATCTTTAACTTTATacaatttcatctttcaATCACGTCCAAACAAAACCAATTGTCATGCTATAGGAGATCATTATTCTACATATCCATCACATATGCCATTGTGCTTTAccagtttttcaaaagtgaCCAGTTGAAGTTCAATTTTACGCTTTTGCGACAAGAGATCAAGAAATTGGATAATTTGCAGTATTTTGCCATGTTATTCatactttttattttatcacAGTTCAACATCATAATCAGTGGCTCGTTATACAGCCCCGTTATCTTTTCAATCTTTCACTTCCTAAACTACTTCAAGGAAAAccttttgccatttttgcCCTTGATACCACttaatttaaaaaatttgttgaactCTAAAATTACAGTATTCATCCAAAACTACAATGGATTTTTCTTACAAATGGCCCAGGTATTTGAAATTATCTGCGGATTACGTGTGGGCCTCTTCCTAGTGCCCTTCAATTTGTTCCTGTTATTGGCAAGAAGAGCAAGCGTGTCGTTTGAGGTAGTGGGCACGACGTTGGCGGGGTTAACGTATGTAtggtttttcaaattaaGGTACTTACAAAGTGAATCTATGAGACAGATATTTAAACAGTATGTTCTTAGGTTGGATGCATATGTCAGCCGTACTTTGCCCCCATACTGTGCCCGTCTATGGAACGGCTATAAGAATCTCGTCATGGCAGTGTTTTGGAAGATACCTGTGTAA
- the SND2 gene encoding Snd2p (Protein proposed to be involved in vacuolar functions~similar to YLR065C), giving the protein MAGKAGKKQASSNSKIIQGLYKQVSLFLGMAIVRLLISRKATIGQWIKLVALNVPMFVAIYIIVISGKPKYDGNRVVKQGIDLNDDTNLISYFFDLIYLSLFGNIGIIAFRTFKFWWCLLLCPIYAGYKLYGLKNVFMPGAQQTQADNRSKTANEGQSKSKRQMKREKRGDGDSKIKYKYR; this is encoded by the coding sequence ATGGCTGGGAAAGCAGGAAAGAAACAAGCTAGctcaaattcaaaaataattcaGGGCTTATACAAGCAAGTTTCCTTGTTTTTAGGGATGGCTATCGTGCGTCTATTAATTTCCCGTAAGGCTACAATTGGCCAATGGATTAAGCTGGTGGCTTTGAACGTTCCTATGTTTGTTGCCATATATATCATTGTGATATCTGGTAAACCCAAATATGATGGTAACCGCGTAGTAAAACAAGGTATAGACTTGAACGATGATACAAATTTaatatcatatttttttgatctAATCTATCTATCACTATTTGGTAACATTGGAATTATAGCTTTCAGGACATTCAAATTTTGGTGGTGTTTATTATTGTGTCCTATCTACGCTGGTTATAAGTTATACGGCCTTAAAAACGTGTTCATGCCTGGCGCTCAACAAACTCAGGCAGATAATCGCTCAAAAACCGCTAATGAAGGGCAATCTAAATCCAAAAGACAGATGAAAAGAGAGAAGAGAGGTGACGGAGACTCTAAAATCAAGTATAAATATCGTTAA
- the SPC3 gene encoding signal peptidase complex subunit SPC3 (Subunit of signal peptidase complex~similar to YLR066W), which produces MFSLVQRFQNVSNQAFSMGILMVVFIMASSYYQLINNNAFSIPSNIDNVKTLINVRTSRYFGSQRGKAKENMKIKFDLNTDLTPLFNWNTKQVFVYLTAEYNSTEKITSEVTFWDKIIKSKDDAVIDVNDLKSKYSIWDIEDRKFEGKDLVFKLHWNVQPWVGLLTYGESVGNYTLTVENKDEV; this is translated from the coding sequence ATGTTCTCTCTTGtccaaagatttcaaaatgtATCAAACCAGGCCTTTTCAATGGGAATTCTAATGGTTGTATTTATCATGGCATCCTCATACTATCAATTGATCAATAATAACGCGTTCTCGATACCTAGTAACATCGATAACGTCAAAACGTTAATTAATGTTAGAACAAGTAGATATTTTGGCTCACAAAGGGGCAAGgcaaaggaaaatatgaaaattaAGTTTGACCTAAATACTGATCTCACTCCCCTTTTCAATTGGAATACAAAACAAGTATTTGTCTATTTAACTGCCGAGTATAACAgtactgaaaaaataaccAGCGAGGTAACATTTTGGGATAAGATcataaaaagcaaagatGATGCGGTGATTGATGTGAACGATCTAAAATCCAAATATTCTATTTGGGATATTGAAGATAGAAAATTCGAAGGTAAAGATCTAGTTTTCAAGTTACACTGGAATGTCCAACCGTGGGTAGGCCTGCTAACTTATGGCGAATCGGTGGGTAATTATACACTGACCGTGGAAAATAAAGACGAAGTTTAA
- the PET309 gene encoding Pet309p (Specific translational activator for the COX1 mRNA~similar to YLR067C) codes for MKRCAPAVLRNYNYKKGIWSTGVPDHIRKLLRDKSTSPLCSQDERNLVSFFMARGSVPLKSVGTALTKKATTSITTNSATTTFERQYLIKYLYRHQAYGNVIKIAQHFLYTTIGSQRLLKQDASLPELKKFFLSLLVLQRGIQLDRAMSDVISRFLLTQKAMVVDLINSIFSRMVTMNMHGEAVYKWVKWMKLVNGHCEFTNYMENRVILRNFLSFMRQSNVHPDYLSYLKAIQLTQGPAIASQFATTLMFLLTYIRKFSPAEAVWNYKCEHNLPVVNSDLTCILKTYCHMQKFSLVPSTYWKYPDAQHDQNQFDYLLVAHSKLHNWDALQQQFNALFGIGKLPSIQHYGILMYTMARIGELDSVNKLYTQLLRRGMIPTYVVLQSLLYAHYKVGDFAACFSHFELFKKYDIAPSTATHTIMLKVYRGLNDLDGAFRILKRLSEDPSVEITEGHFALLIQMCCKSTNHLIAQELFNLMTDHYNIQHTGKSVSALMDVYIESNKSTEAIALFEKHSKNLSWRDGLISVYNKAIKAYIGLKNVSKCEELFHKITDSNLAVDSEFYKMMIKFLVTLNQDCETALSIIDQLIKHPVIKVDASHFEIIMEAYDKIGYRDGIINLYKTMSQNKVPANSKILYFILKAVAKKSLQNNEKIRETISMVEDIMENAANGTLDVTYNKLHPSVMAWPMRMIVKHDSPQRALELYNRYNELFFKKHDWVSNNNKFVMMRSLLVLLAQIEQWKDFETLFTKYMDRIENIENLPSSTTPNIKLRSLFSGLFPFKVNQLVAMNKIDELPLLWKRLREKGFILDNISWNSAVEALFKDPRTLSYGMKIVDDTLIHGYNLIHKFRLLTKLSEDTTHSSDKSWPTLEMREKDTNKFQPRLYLKSDTYNSIKRQLDTYLNSIDDLKTLEDQVRDFISNYKYFMKDYLLLPRDEISKWEQIEMRHPSYFKELRKSKRVLPASKF; via the coding sequence ATGAAAAGGTGTGCTCCGGCCGTATTAAGAAATTATAATTATAAGAAGGGTATATGGAGTACTGGCGTACCCGATCATATAAGGAAGCTGCTTCGAGATAAATCGACCTCTCCTTTATGCTCACAAGATGAGAGAAACCTGGTCTCATTCTTTATGGCGCGCGGAAGCGTTCCTCTAAAGTCTGTTGGCACTGCATTAACGAAGAAAGCCACCACATCAATAACAACTAACTCAGCTACCACAACATTTGAACGACAGTATCTTataaaatatctttatCGCCACCAGGCCTATGGGAATGTCATAAAAATTGCAcagcattttctttataccACTATTGGTTCACAAAGGTTGTTAAAGCAAGATGCTTCATTACCTgagttgaaaaagttcttcCTCTCTTTATTGGTTCTACAAAGAGGTATCCAACTAGACCGGGCAATGTCTGATGTCATATCACGGTTTCTATTAACACAAAAGGCAATGGTGGTAGACCTGATTAACTCAATTTTCTCGAGGATGGTTACAATGAATATGCATGGAGAAGCTGTATATAAATGGGTCAAATGGATGAAACTGGTTAATGGTCATTGCGAGTTTACGAATTATATGGAGAATAGAGTAATTCTGAGGAATTTTCTATCATTTATGAGGCAATCAAATGTTCACCCTGATTACCTATCTTATTTGAAAGCCATTCAGCTCACACAAGGGCCCGCAATAGCGTCTCAATTCGCAACTACATTGATGTTTCTATTGACTTACATCAGGAAATTTTCCCCGGCAGAAGCAGTTTGGAATTATAAGTGTGAGCATAATCTGCCGGTAGTAAATTCTGACCTGACATGTATTCTAAAGACTTATTGTCACATGCAGAAGTTTTCGCTGGTTCCGTCAACATATTGGAAATACCCTGATGCTCAGCACGACCAAAACCAATTTGATTATCTTCTGGTGGCCCATTCTAAACTGCATAATTGGGATGCTTTACAACAACAGTTCAATGCTCTTTTCGGTATAGGTAAGCTACCCTCTATACAACATTATGGTATTTTGATGTATACTATGGCCAGAATTGGTGAATTGGATAGTGTCAATAAACTATATACACAATTACTGAGGAGAGGTATGATACCGACGTACGTCGTTTTACAATCTTTACTATATGCACATTATAAAGTTGGGGATTTTGCAGCCTGCTTTAGTCACTTCGAGCTATTCAAGAAATACGACATAGCGCCTTCAACAGCAACCCATACCATAATGCTCAAAGTGTATCGTGGTTTAAACGACCTTGATGGTGCGTTTAGAATATTAAAAAGACTGAGCGAGGATCCCTCTGTAGAAATCACAGAAGGACATTTTGCACTATTAATACAAATGTGTTGCAAATCCACAAACCATTTAATTGCTCAAGAATTATTCAACCTTATGACAGATCATTACAATATCCAACACACCGGAAAAAGTGTCTCTGCATTGATGGATGTATATATTGAGAGTAACAAGTCAACAGAGGCAATAgcattatttgaaaaacattcaaagaatttatCCTGGAGAGATGGCTTAATATCGGTGTATAACAAAGCTATCAAAGCATATATTGgtttaaaaaatgttaGTAAGTGTGAGGAACTCTTCCACAAGATTACAGACTCAAACCTGGCCGTTGACAGTGAATTTTACAAGATGATGATCAAATTTTTAGTTACGCTAAATCAAGACTGCGAAACGGCATTAAGCATTATAGATCAACTGATAAAACATCCTGTGATCAAGGTGGACGCTTCGCACTTTGAAATTATAATGGAAGCATATGACAAAATAGGTTACCGTGATGGTATAATTAACTTGTACAAAACAATGTCACAAAATAAAGTTCCAGcaaattccaaaattttataCTTTATATTGAAGGCTGTTGCTAAAAAAAGCCTACagaataatgaaaaaatcagagAAACGATTAGCATGGTAGAAGACATTATGGAAAATGCTGCCAATGGAACTCTCGACGTTACGTATAACAAACTGCATCCCTCAGTCATGGCATGGCCAATGAGAATGATTGTAAAGCATGATAGTCCGCAGCGGGCTTTAGAGTTATACAATCGGTACAATGagcttttcttcaaaaagcATGACTGGGTATcgaataataataaattcGTAATGATGAGATCATTGTTGGTATTACTAGCTCAGATTGAACAATggaaagattttgaaacaCTATTCACTAAATATATGGATCGTATTGAAAACATAGAAAACTTGCCATCATCTACAACGCCGAATATTAAGCTAAGAAGCCTTTTTAGCGGACTCTTCCCATTCAAAGTGAATCAGTTAGTGGCAATGAATAAAATCGATGAACTTCCATTATTGTGGAAAAGGTTGCGAGAAAAAGGTTTTATTTTAGATAATATATCGTGGAACAGCGCTGTAGAAGCGTTGTTTAAAGACCCAAGGACCCTTTCGTATGGTATGAAAATCGTTGATGATACATTGATTCATGGCTACAACTTGATTCATAAATTTAGACTATTAACGAAACTATCCGAGGACACGACGCACTCAAGTGATAAATCTTGGCCAACGTTAGAAATGAGGGAAAAGGACACCAATAAATTTCAACCCAGGTTGTACTTGAAAAGTGATACATATAACAGTATAAAGAGGCAATTGGACACCTATTTGAACAGTattgatgatttgaaaactCTAGAAGATCAGGTGCGTGATTTCATATCGAATTACAAGTATTTTATGAAAGACTACTTATTACTACCGAGAGACGAGATCAGTAAGTGGGAACAGATTGAAATGAGACATCCCTCATACTTTAAAGAACTAAGGAAATCTAAAAGAGTACTGCCAGCCAGTAAATTCTAG
- the FYV7 gene encoding Fyv7p (Essential protein required for maturation of 18S rRNA~similar to YLR068W) codes for MGTAKQSQNRKKFTREYKVKEIQRSITKKTRLRKEYLKALKDEGYTIPEKEPRTVAKESVRKIKEARAMEGKKKLDEKKEIKKQRKRMQRDELNKQKSEQLERIRVSKEKFQVREDRKKKLTQKTRTGQPLMGPKIEDLLDKIKTDDTYTS; via the coding sequence ATGGGTACAGCCAAGCAAAGCCAAAATAGAAAGAAGTTCACGAGGGAGTACAAGGTTAAAGAGATCCAAAGGAGTATTACGAAGAAGACCAGACTGAGGAAGGAATACCTTAAAGCTCTAAAAGATGAAGGGTATACCATACCAGAAAAGGAGCCTAGAACCGTGGCAAAAGAATCTGTAAGGAAGATTAAGGAAGCCAGGGCAATggaaggaaagaaaaaactagacgagaagaaggagatcaagaaacaaagaaagagaatGCAAAGGGACGAATTGAACAAGCAAAAAAGTGAACAGTTGGAGAGAATTAGAGTATCGAAGGAGAAATTTCAGGTAAGAGAAGAtaggaagaagaaactaaCCCAAAAAACAAGGACGGGTCAACCCTTGATGGGCCCTAAAATAGAAGACCTTTTGGATAAGATTAAGACAGATGATACTTATACTTCCTGA